From a region of the uncultured Desulfatiglans sp. genome:
- a CDS encoding conserved hypothetical protein (Evidence 4 : Unknown function but conserved in other organisms) encodes MGVNRFGNWDKAKAKLAANPGARLALAIRQATIKNALFLVREIKRGIRSQAPGGKAFVKLAESTIARKGSSKALIDTGFLVNSITQRILADRAFVGLLRGTVNKDGDDLVNIGAVMEYGATIQHPNGAVIVIPPRPFLHPTMEKYREQIIENYRQAIRSVI; translated from the coding sequence ATGGGAGTTAATCGTTTCGGCAATTGGGACAAAGCGAAGGCGAAACTGGCCGCCAATCCCGGGGCCCGGCTCGCTCTGGCGATCCGGCAGGCGACCATCAAGAACGCCCTATTCCTCGTCCGCGAGATCAAGCGCGGCATCCGCTCCCAGGCACCGGGCGGCAAGGCATTCGTCAAGCTGGCCGAGAGCACCATCGCGCGCAAGGGCTCCAGCAAGGCCCTGATCGACACCGGCTTTCTGGTCAATTCCATCACTCAGCGCATCCTCGCCGACCGGGCTTTCGTGGGGTTACTGCGCGGCACGGTCAACAAGGACGGCGACGACCTGGTGAACATCGGCGCGGTAATGGAATACGGAGCCACCATCCAGCACCCCAACGGCGCGGTGATCGTCATCCCGCCGCGACCCTTCCTGCACCCCACCATGGAAAAGTACCGTGAGCAGATCATCGAGAACTACCGCCAAGCCATTCGCTCGGTGATTTGA
- a CDS encoding conserved hypothetical protein (Evidence 4 : Unknown function but conserved in other organisms), which translates to MAKDDPSMRGNRSRNQTNGRLRDTRDDKHVGTLEEQYDRDFGVRSDMHVDTLLKQTGHSSVNKLIKSGIGKKE; encoded by the coding sequence ATGGCAAAAGATGATCCTTCAATGCGCGGTAACAGATCGCGAAATCAAACGAATGGCCGTCTCAGAGACACCCGCGACGACAAGCACGTGGGCACGCTGGAAGAACAGTACGATAGGGATTTCGGGGTGCGCTCGGACATGCACGTGGACACCCTGCTCAAACAGACCGGTCATTCATCGGTGAACAAGCTTATCAAGAGCGGAATCGGTAAGAAGGAATAA
- a CDS encoding conserved hypothetical protein (Evidence 4 : Unknown function but conserved in other organisms): protein MKEFIEKEKARLQAFFELFNTRGSWMTLVDKGRVSVRVGIVDGFTVTRVDPQFDAGGNVTRVDFWLLIRLSGYDEGFQHVHTIKVVYWSQDDAYLLDLFDDRDRRFHIELIFPDQEPNXAADWKRWRDYKTGNRDRFERINAELLTEHTRIAEEWE, encoded by the coding sequence ATGAAAGAGTTCATCGAAAAAGAAAAAGCCCGTCTGCAGGCGTTCTTCGAGCTGTTCAACACCAGAGGCTCCTGGATGACGCTGGTGGACAAAGGCCGGGTCTCTGTCCGGGTCGGTATCGTGGACGGCTTCACCGTGACCCGTGTGGACCCGCAATTCGACGCCGGCGGGAATGTGACGCGTGTCGATTTCTGGCTTCTCATCCGGCTCTCCGGATATGACGAGGGCTTCCAGCACGTCCACACCATCAAGGTCGTCTACTGGTCGCAGGACGACGCCTACCTGCTCGATCTGTTCGATGATCGGGACCGCAGGTTTCACATCGAACTCATCTTCCCTGACCAGGAACCCAACNAGGCGGCGGACTGGAAGCGCTGGCGAGACTACAAGACCGGAAACCGGGACCGCTTCGAACGGATCAACGCGGAACTTCTGACCGAGCACACCCGCATTGCGGAGGAATGGGAATGA
- a CDS encoding conserved hypothetical protein (Evidence 4 : Unknown function but conserved in other organisms) yields MTRRPAPRKLMIMDACVLIDFIKAERAVLELVVKHIGPLHVTSPVVDEVNEIDDENELVALGLIIIEPEIEDAYAAGGRSGPLSFEDWLCLLTAKRHGFTCVTNDKNLRKLCKQEGVSLLWGLELVAELHKVGGITGKEAEVFAQTIRRSNPKHITEKIVSRFADLIRRQEGHRSRT; encoded by the coding sequence GTGACGCGCCGCCCGGCTCCCCGCAAGTTGATGATCATGGATGCATGCGTGCTGATCGATTTCATCAAGGCGGAGCGGGCCGTGCTGGAACTCGTGGTGAAACATATCGGTCCGCTGCACGTGACCAGCCCGGTCGTGGACGAGGTTAACGAAATCGATGATGAAAACGAGCTGGTAGCCCTCGGACTGATTATCATCGAGCCGGAAATCGAAGATGCGTATGCCGCCGGCGGCCGATCCGGACCGTTATCGTTCGAGGACTGGCTGTGCCTGCTGACGGCCAAACGGCATGGTTTCACCTGCGTGACCAACGACAAGAATTTACGGAAGTTGTGCAAACAGGAAGGGGTCTCGTTGCTGTGGGGGCTTGAGCTTGTGGCCGAACTGCACAAGGTCGGCGGAATCACCGGCAAAGAGGCGGAGGTTTTTGCTCAAACCATTAGGCGGTCGAATCCCAAGCACATCACCGAGAAGATCGTCTCGCGTTTTGCGGACCTCATTCGGCGGCAGGAGGGTCACAGGTCCCGGACATGA
- a CDS encoding conserved hypothetical protein (Evidence 4 : Unknown function but conserved in other organisms), with translation MALADLVAVLRTDLSDPQGELFTDDVLSRCILKGVYRLARDLETSLSIVNGEVVPDPEGEQRELLLLLGQIHACQVMRAQTANAFAFSSGDKRVDKTKQPEHWAGLEEDLKAVYKQRLXEIKPGAAASPEDYIITPGGLVPVIYDQGSEIEL, from the coding sequence GTGGCGCTGGCTGATCTCGTCGCCGTTCTCCGGACCGATCTGTCCGATCCACAGGGCGAGTTGTTCACCGACGATGTCCTTTCCCGCTGCATCCTGAAAGGCGTCTATCGTCTGGCGCGCGACCTGGAAACTTCTCTTTCCATCGTGAACGGAGAGGTGGTTCCCGATCCGGAAGGCGAACAGCGCGAGCTGCTGCTCCTGTTGGGCCAGATTCATGCCTGCCAGGTCATGCGGGCTCAGACTGCCAACGCCTTCGCCTTTTCCAGCGGCGACAAGCGGGTGGACAAAACCAAGCAGCCGGAGCACTGGGCCGGGCTCGAGGAAGATCTCAAGGCCGTGTACAAACAGCGGCTGAGNGAAATCAAACCGGGAGCCGCCGCATCCCCCGAGGACTACATCATCACGCCCGGCGGACTCGTGCCGGTCATTTACGATCAAGGAAGCGAGATTGAACTGTGA
- a CDS encoding conserved hypothetical protein (Evidence 4 : Unknown function but conserved in other organisms), with amino-acid sequence MKLRYMIEYALRDRIREPRYEPIGVWVQGPGPGLDLVIEFLPGNADAEEDAQWVVNRLVEQGVRSLPDDFLAYHQGTLSQYRGMRGPVIESEEFVSAQACAPIILGLIGQKIGSHKEE; translated from the coding sequence ATGAAGCTCAGGTACATGATCGAATACGCGCTCCGCGACCGTATCCGAGAGCCGCGTTACGAACCCATCGGAGTCTGGGTTCAGGGGCCGGGACCGGGTTTGGACCTGGTGATCGAGTTCCTGCCCGGAAATGCAGACGCCGAGGAAGACGCTCAGTGGGTGGTCAACCGGCTGGTGGAGCAAGGCGTCCGCAGCCTGCCCGATGATTTTCTGGCGTACCATCAGGGCACTCTTTCCCAATATCGGGGCATGCGCGGACCTGTTATCGAATCTGAAGAATTTGTTTCTGCCCAAGCATGTGCCCCCATAATTTTGGGCTTAATTGGACAAAAAATAGGGTCGCACAAAGAAGAATAA
- a CDS encoding conserved hypothetical protein (Evidence 4 : Unknown function but conserved in other organisms) — protein sequence MTLLSDPEKASAVGDVKELILASSQEAELLRAVPGERLYGSDDASFTEVETFPLEFIETPPEDLANKIDATACVLPGRDVRAEDRVRSGTDVFRVQTVVEERLFGVVTHKVLKLVRQHGS from the coding sequence GTGACCCTGCTGAGCGATCCCGAGAAAGCGTCTGCCGTCGGGGACGTAAAGGAACTGATCCTGGCAAGCTCACAGGAAGCCGAATTACTGCGTGCAGTCCCCGGTGAGCGATTGTATGGATCGGACGACGCCTCGTTCACTGAAGTGGAGACCTTTCCGCTCGAGTTCATCGAGACGCCTCCGGAAGATCTCGCCAACAAGATCGACGCCACGGCCTGCGTGCTCCCCGGTCGGGACGTGAGAGCGGAAGACCGGGTGCGCAGCGGCACAGACGTCTTCCGGGTACAGACCGTCGTGGAAGAGCGTCTCTTCGGCGTCGTGACCCACAAGGTGCTGAAACTGGTGCGTCAGCATGGGAGTTAA
- a CDS encoding hypothetical protein (Evidence 5 : Unknown function), whose translation MIDRNELVARVFVKPTKTAEFIELNFVLTATGADFKEIFKTG comes from the coding sequence GTGATCGACCGCAACGAACTTGTGGCGCGCGTCTTCGTCAAGCCGACCAAGACGGCGGAATTCATCGAGCTCAACTTCGTGCTCACCGCCACGGGGGCCGATTTCAAAGAGATATTCAAGACCGGGTAA
- a CDS encoding hypothetical protein (Evidence 5 : Unknown function), producing the protein MAIACMVLIRGSLFASSRLFIAGKERPASSARALWLKRFAVLNRLTFWASICKFMVASFLCFSKIYHSSNFCQVVFLYGKGAPTLPGRLR; encoded by the coding sequence TTGGCGATTGCCTGCATGGTCCTCATCCGCGGCTCGCTCTTTGCGAGTTCGAGACTCTTTATCGCCGGCAAGGAGAGACCCGCGTCGTCCGCCAGGGCGCTTTGGCTCAAGCGCTTCGCAGTCCTCAACCGCCTCACATTTTGGGCGAGTATCTGCAAATTCATGGTCGCCTCCTTTCTGTGTTTTTCTAAAATATACCACTCATCAAATTTTTGTCAAGTGGTATTTTTATACGGAAAAGGGGCTCCGACACTTCCCGGCCGCCTCCGGTAG
- a CDS encoding hypothetical protein (Evidence 5 : Unknown function): MQKNQTVINDNLAPLVDHAKSSPTVFFCGSGISIPPPACLPSAWHMIDLIVSNLAPEVATPNEMDAIRDALPEVFYQGLLGLVGSVAVQPWTTLTIHTHKPEAFKNYVGPTLGHLAITYLSWHNSTPIITTNFDTFFESAAYALGLSPVVYVPSPTTKWKIASMNSSEVSVWKVHGSADKPESICTTLEKISTVNLPLISRLKDLFGQYRPCLLGYSGRDIDIFPFITSFPFRDNLPAFWVCKEFPYTHGIFAHPERFIGIQKDIDEFAIAILASLDDESPVANRLRSAVKRTITASTLPGVRENALQVYLNAARGVVSEQILPVLMNKDGDDRLLLHAISLANVQQFILSAKHAEGYTNNRVAYSKPLYEAKAWNLLSSCYHNLAKYKRSEIAARRAHNVARLSGHMHEAIYALANVDEALRMQLDLDLLLNARPFWGKVKNIFLALRFLLDLFKMEAWANSINDRNDPSYQSISSVIIEHRIRLFGIIQGLLIKLSTRRVADLLLAKKWKHIQDESYRTGYAAGIGNALKFLKRVQKYDKNNLTMSGAAEIDVVTAQQVYNLIGHRTGLALIMRDKADSLANGGRFEEAALFYKEVAEMVQKTGNSSLELKALLGLHSCGLPIDTHRVYLLAGQVENDAQHKIAAAIRKKLVSS, translated from the coding sequence ATGCAAAAAAACCAAACGGTAATCAATGATAATCTTGCACCTCTGGTGGACCACGCAAAATCCTCGCCGACAGTCTTCTTTTGTGGCTCGGGTATATCGATTCCTCCACCAGCATGCTTGCCTTCCGCTTGGCACATGATTGATCTTATTGTGTCAAATCTTGCTCCTGAGGTAGCCACACCAAACGAAATGGATGCAATTCGCGACGCATTACCGGAAGTCTTTTATCAGGGCCTTTTGGGACTCGTTGGTTCAGTTGCTGTTCAACCTTGGACTACCCTCACCATCCATACGCACAAACCTGAAGCATTCAAAAATTATGTGGGCCCTACATTGGGTCACCTTGCTATAACTTACCTCTCCTGGCACAACAGTACCCCAATAATTACCACAAACTTTGATACTTTCTTCGAATCCGCCGCCTATGCTCTTGGGCTCTCTCCAGTTGTCTATGTTCCTTCCCCCACCACGAAATGGAAGATTGCCTCAATGAACAGCTCGGAGGTTTCAGTATGGAAGGTGCACGGCTCTGCCGACAAACCAGAGTCGATCTGCACAACTTTGGAAAAAATATCGACCGTTAATTTGCCATTGATTTCAAGATTAAAGGATTTGTTTGGTCAATATCGCCCATGCTTACTAGGATATAGTGGCCGCGACATTGATATTTTCCCTTTTATTACAAGTTTCCCATTTCGCGATAATCTCCCAGCGTTCTGGGTTTGCAAGGAGTTTCCGTACACCCACGGTATCTTTGCCCATCCAGAACGATTTATCGGAATACAAAAAGACATTGACGAGTTTGCAATCGCAATTCTGGCCTCTCTGGACGATGAAAGTCCCGTTGCCAATCGACTTCGCAGTGCTGTTAAAAGGACCATTACTGCATCAACTCTACCTGGAGTACGCGAAAATGCACTACAGGTCTACTTAAATGCTGCCCGAGGGGTCGTTAGCGAACAGATTCTTCCCGTGCTCATGAATAAAGATGGTGACGATAGACTTCTGCTACATGCAATCTCATTGGCAAATGTTCAACAATTTATTCTATCAGCAAAACATGCTGAAGGATATACAAACAATAGAGTTGCTTATTCAAAACCACTATATGAAGCGAAGGCTTGGAATCTTTTATCATCTTGTTATCATAACTTGGCAAAGTATAAACGTTCTGAAATTGCGGCACGTCGAGCTCATAATGTCGCCCGTTTGAGCGGGCATATGCATGAAGCTATCTACGCCCTCGCCAATGTTGACGAAGCGTTGCGTATGCAGCTCGATCTTGATCTTCTGCTTAACGCCCGACCATTTTGGGGGAAGGTTAAAAACATTTTCCTCGCATTACGTTTCCTACTTGATCTTTTTAAAATGGAAGCATGGGCTAATTCGATCAATGATCGAAACGACCCAAGTTATCAGAGCATCTCATCAGTAATTATTGAGCATCGCATACGCTTGTTCGGTATTATTCAGGGGCTATTAATTAAATTGAGTACTCGTCGCGTTGCCGATTTACTTCTTGCAAAGAAATGGAAGCATATCCAGGATGAATCTTATCGCACTGGTTATGCCGCTGGCATAGGTAACGCCTTGAAGTTTCTTAAACGTGTCCAAAAGTATGACAAAAATAACTTAACAATGAGTGGAGCCGCAGAAATCGACGTCGTAACGGCCCAACAGGTTTACAACCTAATCGGTCACAGGACAGGACTTGCATTAATCATGAGAGACAAAGCAGATTCATTAGCCAATGGAGGGCGGTTTGAGGAAGCAGCCTTATTTTATAAGGAGGTTGCAGAAATGGTACAAAAGACAGGCAACTCGTCCCTTGAGCTAAAGGCCTTGCTCGGCCTCCATTCATGCGGCCTACCTATTGATACCCACCGTGTCTACTTATTGGCTGGCCAAGTCGAGAACGATGCTCAACATAAAATAGCAGCGGCTATTAGGAAGAAGTTAGTTTCATCGTAA
- a CDS encoding conserved hypothetical protein (Evidence 4 : Unknown function but conserved in other organisms), whose amino-acid sequence MTVKLKNIRPGVLIIADAKLRLDPGQAFETESISPQMESALSAGRLARMDGKDDHRKQDESPPTGTQDEDFSGLTAAEAISRIGTEGDPDKLKAHLAGEKRRTVIDALKKRLTEVEGGAG is encoded by the coding sequence GTGACCGTGAAACTGAAGAACATCCGGCCGGGAGTTTTGATCATCGCCGACGCCAAGCTGCGCCTTGATCCGGGCCAGGCATTCGAAACGGAGTCGATCTCCCCTCAGATGGAGTCGGCATTGTCCGCGGGAAGGCTCGCGCGGATGGATGGCAAGGATGATCACCGGAAACAGGACGAAAGCCCTCCGACCGGTACTCAAGACGAAGACTTCTCAGGGCTCACCGCAGCCGAAGCTATCTCCCGGATCGGCACGGAAGGCGATCCCGACAAGCTCAAAGCCCACCTGGCGGGTGAAAAACGCAGGACGGTGATCGACGCCCTCAAGAAGCGGCTGACGGAGGTGGAAGGTGGCGCTGGCTGA
- a CDS encoding conserved hypothetical protein (Evidence 4 : Unknown function but conserved in other organisms): protein MNLQILAQNVRRLRTAKRLSQSALADDAGLSLPAIKSLELAKSEPRMRTMQAIAKALDVKLQELFQPVRELRTVRFRSAKRMQNRENVLAEVARWLDDFNFLEESLKKKMQFSLGVVRRQCSRSRLAEAAGLCRKKLGLKVTEPIHDICGLLEQAGVKVFPVPMASDSFFGLSVGEEDGGPAVVVNVWERISVERRIFSAAHELGHLMLHPDAFDVAKVDESKEEEQEADRFAGHFLMPNEGFRKEWNEAAGLHFIDRVFKVKRIFRVSYKTVLSRLLEEGAVDKSIWMKFNMAYQQHFNRKLPFKEEPMGIDPAEPFGMQRFDFYEDRFKRLTREAVEKDKISLSRGAEMLRIGIEEMQDLLQNWEVIL from the coding sequence ATGAATTTGCAGATACTCGCCCAAAATGTGAGGCGGTTGAGGACTGCGAAGCGCTTGAGCCAAAGCGCCCTGGCGGACGACGCGGGTCTCTCCTTGCCGGCGATAAAGAGTCTCGAACTCGCAAAGAGCGAGCCGCGGATGAGGACCATGCAGGCAATCGCCAAGGCCCTCGATGTGAAGCTTCAGGAACTTTTCCAGCCGGTTCGGGAATTGCGCACCGTCCGGTTCCGTTCGGCGAAGCGGATGCAGAATCGCGAGAATGTCCTGGCCGAGGTGGCGAGGTGGCTCGATGATTTCAATTTCCTCGAGGAGAGTCTGAAAAAAAAGATGCAGTTCAGCCTTGGCGTTGTCCGGAGACAATGCTCCAGAAGCCGCCTTGCCGAGGCGGCCGGACTCTGCCGGAAAAAGCTGGGGCTGAAGGTCACCGAACCCATCCACGACATCTGCGGCCTGCTCGAACAAGCGGGCGTGAAGGTTTTCCCGGTTCCCATGGCTTCCGATAGTTTTTTCGGCCTCTCTGTGGGCGAGGAGGACGGCGGGCCGGCGGTGGTGGTGAACGTATGGGAGCGGATTTCGGTGGAAAGGCGCATTTTCAGCGCTGCCCATGAACTCGGTCACCTCATGTTGCATCCCGACGCCTTCGACGTCGCCAAGGTCGATGAGAGCAAGGAGGAGGAACAGGAAGCCGACCGTTTCGCCGGGCATTTTCTGATGCCGAACGAGGGGTTCCGCAAGGAATGGAATGAAGCGGCCGGATTGCACTTCATCGACAGGGTCTTCAAGGTCAAGCGCATTTTCCGGGTCAGTTATAAAACCGTTCTCTCGCGTCTCCTGGAGGAAGGGGCCGTGGACAAGTCCATCTGGATGAAGTTCAACATGGCCTATCAGCAACACTTCAACCGGAAGCTTCCCTTCAAGGAAGAACCGATGGGCATCGATCCGGCGGAGCCGTTCGGGATGCAAAGGTTCGATTTCTACGAAGACCGATTCAAACGCCTGACCAGGGAAGCGGTGGAAAAAGACAAAATATCGCTCAGCCGCGGCGCGGAGATGCTTCGGATCGGCATTGAGGAGATGCAGGACCTGCTCCAGAATTGGGAGGTCATTCTGTGA
- a CDS encoding conserved hypothetical protein (Evidence 4 : Unknown function but conserved in other organisms) — translation METRSNPTPDSPASDSGAEPSQLQTDGLVLVPLAAAAALDPSVFSKINASEAIPASWEDRARKAWEYYLEEPLVKNCVNSWRTFAVGEEIKIAGDDEKVKWEAVDVADRLSVSEFVKDMILQLLVKGDAVGFKRYAKDGKDLEELVCVNPVSVKVKYAQGQLVEVLQVPEDNPGASDGLDLPVEQVLHLKWDAPAFSPRGNSLVLPAFQSIELLRDYRRAEQAIAKRWATPFRLLKVGGAFGQKMVMPDQKMLEQVRDMVNKMDLKSGLVVPFYVTVETXGTEGQVLNVEDKVKEVKEDIVVALGLSRSLVTGDGPNFATASVSLQKMLVMIREIKQAARIILNWIFNDWLELKGWEDKTLQFLFXDLDPSXAVDFKRLLIELYDRKLISRSSLQLKMDLDPDIEAANRETEKRSVDMLDEKQIKPIVDMVTAGIMGIETAQEMLGLDPAKNPAGSRAEASWAGPFARASIAAVCDDCAHFDGDLNHCRVQRNETTFDTPVCRFFDPKTAAMERGSDREKDPTSRQPACRDCAG, via the coding sequence GTGGAAACACGAAGCAACCCGACACCCGACAGCCCGGCTTCCGATTCGGGCGCTGAGCCGTCGCAGTTGCAGACGGACGGTCTGGTACTCGTTCCTCTGGCAGCGGCCGCGGCCTTGGACCCGTCCGTGTTCAGCAAGATTAACGCCTCCGAAGCGATCCCGGCCTCCTGGGAGGACCGGGCGCGCAAGGCCTGGGAGTATTACCTCGAAGAGCCGCTGGTGAAAAACTGCGTCAACTCCTGGCGCACCTTCGCCGTGGGTGAAGAAATCAAGATCGCTGGCGATGACGAGAAGGTGAAGTGGGAGGCCGTGGATGTCGCCGACCGCCTGAGCGTCTCCGAGTTCGTCAAGGACATGATTCTCCAACTTCTGGTCAAGGGCGACGCCGTCGGGTTCAAACGCTACGCCAAGGATGGCAAGGACCTGGAGGAACTGGTCTGCGTCAACCCGGTTTCGGTCAAGGTCAAGTACGCCCAGGGACAACTCGTGGAGGTTTTACAGGTCCCCGAGGACAACCCAGGTGCCTCGGATGGGCTGGACCTGCCGGTAGAGCAGGTGCTCCACCTCAAGTGGGACGCGCCGGCCTTCTCGCCACGGGGCAACTCGCTCGTCCTTCCCGCGTTCCAGTCCATCGAACTCCTGCGCGATTACCGCCGGGCCGAGCAGGCCATCGCCAAGCGCTGGGCCACGCCGTTCAGGCTTCTCAAGGTCGGTGGCGCGTTCGGCCAGAAGATGGTCATGCCCGACCAGAAGATGCTCGAACAGGTTCGGGACATGGTCAACAAGATGGACCTCAAGAGCGGCCTGGTCGTCCCCTTCTACGTCACGGTCGAGACCCANGGCACCGAGGGGCAGGTCCTCAACGTCGAGGACAAGGTCAAGGAAGTGAAAGAAGACATCGTCGTGGCGCTTGGCCTCTCGCGGTCGCTGGTGACGGGGGACGGCCCGAACTTCGCCACGGCATCGGTGAGCCTCCAGAAGATGCTGGTGATGATCCGGGAGATCAAGCAGGCCGCCCGGATCATCCTCAACTGGATATTCAACGACTGGCTGGAGCTCAAGGGCTGGGAAGACAAGACGCTCCAGTTCCTGTTCAANGACCTCGATCCCTCGGANGCGGTCGATTTCAAGCGCCTGCTCATCGAGCTCTACGACCGCAAGCTCATCAGCCGTTCGAGCCTGCAACTGAAGATGGACCTCGACCCTGACATCGAGGCCGCCAACCGGGAGACCGAGAAGCGCTCGGTGGACATGCTCGACGAAAAGCAGATCAAGCCCATCGTCGATATGGTGACGGCCGGGATCATGGGCATCGAAACGGCGCAGGAGATGCTCGGCCTCGACCCGGCGAAGAACCCGGCTGGGAGCCGCGCCGAGGCATCGTGGGCCGGACCGTTCGCCCGCGCAAGCATCGCCGCCGTCTGCGACGACTGCGCGCATTTCGACGGCGATCTCAACCACTGCCGGGTCCAACGAAACGAAACCACCTTCGATACCCCGGTCTGCCGTTTCTTCGACCCGAAGACCGCCGCGATGGAACGAGGCTCCGACCGGGAAAAGGACCCGACGTCCCGGCAGCCGGCGTGCCGGGATTGCGCGGGATGA
- a CDS encoding hypothetical protein (Evidence 5 : Unknown function), which produces MPGYDPMGEYQAAFKNPAKRAGYRHQYRFDISDADIEKQMKGYGLHHRLTNGEDVASFIDAALGNNGAMVSTVEKLRAGVPVGGMSPEADMDTGGASYFFTRIKKLPTAGGSSDTGLYFKKRMLRRMDAISYDHDAFGRVRDEYVSNHRGSTPEEWKQFARRGSNETIFKYSVTLLDNIDVIVVGSEREKQRLLEVFHNRKIMKLPDGRKVEDIVLVR; this is translated from the coding sequence ATGCCGGGCTACGACCCCATGGGTGAATACCAGGCCGCTTTCAAGAATCCCGCCAAGCGCGCCGGATACAGACATCAATACCGCTTCGACATTTCCGACGCGGACATCGAGAAGCAGATGAAGGGATACGGCCTTCACCATCGTTTGACCAACGGCGAAGACGTGGCGTCGTTCATCGACGCGGCGCTGGGAAACAATGGAGCCATGGTGAGCACGGTCGAGAAGCTGCGCGCCGGTGTGCCGGTGGGCGGGATGTCGCCGGAAGCGGACATGGACACCGGCGGCGCGAGCTATTTCTTCACCCGGATCAAGAAGCTCCCGACGGCCGGAGGGTCGTCCGATACAGGGCTCTACTTCAAGAAGCGAATGCTCCGGCGCATGGATGCCATCAGCTATGACCACGATGCCTTCGGACGGGTGAGGGACGAATACGTCTCGAACCACCGGGGGAGCACGCCCGAGGAGTGGAAGCAGTTCGCCCGCCGAGGCAGTAACGAGACGATCTTCAAGTACTCGGTGACCCTGCTGGACAACATCGACGTGATCGTGGTCGGAAGCGAGCGGGAAAAACAACGGCTGCTGGAGGTGTTCCACAACCGCAAAATCATGAAGCTGCCCGACGGCCGCAAGGTCGAGGACATCGTGCTGGTGAGGTGA
- a CDS encoding conserved hypothetical protein (Evidence 4 : Unknown function but conserved in other organisms) has product METVRTVVENLIRLVKAEIDPDALLVAADDVFEVPNVPSLILQGPTLAENGDRRTMARMQEKDIPNLVYEECRYPRLYHLDFDVIVTAGHEGELLDLQERVARFYQLHPILAVEDRGFLNLTEIVPLGGLRRVNLSNLRQSSGRCRIEDCPVYDGLVETGPLIKDRRFEFRDGVEEDRLHTP; this is encoded by the coding sequence TTGGAAACCGTTCGCACAGTCGTCGAAAACCTGATCCGCCTGGTCAAGGCGGAGATCGACCCGGACGCGCTGCTCGTCGCCGCGGACGACGTCTTCGAGGTGCCCAACGTCCCGAGCTTGATTCTGCAAGGACCGACGCTGGCTGAAAACGGAGACCGACGCACCATGGCCCGTATGCAGGAAAAGGACATCCCGAACCTCGTTTATGAGGAGTGCCGGTATCCCCGGCTCTACCACCTCGACTTCGACGTCATCGTCACCGCCGGCCACGAAGGTGAACTGCTGGACCTCCAGGAAAGAGTAGCCCGTTTCTATCAGCTCCACCCGATCCTGGCCGTGGAAGACCGAGGTTTCCTCAACCTGACGGAGATCGTTCCCTTGGGCGGATTGCGACGGGTGAACCTGTCCAACCTGCGCCAGAGCAGCGGCCGCTGCCGGATCGAGGACTGTCCGGTTTACGACGGCCTCGTCGAAACGGGCCCGCTCATCAAAGACCGGCGGTTCGAGTTCCGGGACGGCGTCGAGGAGGATCGGCTCCATACCCCATGA